TCatttagccaaaaaaaaattaaattcgcagaagttgaaaaaaagttatagctgttcaaaaatgagtgaaaataatgaagaaattcgctctattttgaaatttttgtataaaaaagggaagaatgccacgcaagccaccaatgaaatttgtgaagtttacggagacgatgctgtatcagttcgtgtagcacaacaatggttcgctcgcttccgttctggaaatttcgatgtgaaagatgcacctcgatccggtcgacctatcgttgaaaaagtcgatgaaattatggaaaaaattgaccaggaccgtcacataagcagccatgacatcgccaaggcactaaacattcatcatcaaacggttttgaaccatttaaaaaaggctggttacaaaaagaactCTGATAACGAATGGGTATATATAAAGTCCGAACCAAACTGAATTTAGCACTTCCgtacttgtttatttttaatttatattttatctaaCATTTGTTCTGACatactaatatattatataatttaaattcgaaataaatatttatcccTTTGCCAAGATGAACCAACAGCTTTCTATCGCAATGTTGCCTGTTAACGTTCCCACACAATCCGTTTTACATTGGATTTATATCCTGTCAAGGACTTTCAATCCGGCAGCATCCTGCAAACATTTATAGGAAATATCCacgctgttaaaacaacaactactacTTTCACCATGTGGAAGAGCTGTCTTTGCCCATTGCTTTCAAGTTTCACACTGACAAAACTGAAAAACTTGCACGGCACTTTAAAGTCTTCTATTCTCTATCTATTTAAGAAGgtgcataaaaaggaaaaaattaaatcctttttgggaaaaatggtagcaaaatagtattttgttactcaaatggaaacaaactgcgaacggtttaaaaaataaattttaattaatatttgaatgtaaataatggtaTAGATAGAAGTGGTTCGCGGATattgccaagtctaatattaaaacaagaaattatttcacataatccaagattttatcttgtgaattgatttttaaatttaaaaccaatcgcgaagtttcgccaatatgaaactattttgttaaaaataaataaataattggcacgtacaattctgttaggtgtttcgccgagatcctcctcctatttgtagcgcgcgtTCCACAATTGGAAGGCCCTacggttttaagccgattccggtagatggttttttatgagaagctctttcatactggtactgtgcttttctaagcctcctctggacacttcatccatccatagGAAAGTGGGCTCATTGAAAACAAGTTCTGCGTCGGGACTATTCAATAATTCTCCCTGCTGTAACTCTTTAGCAAACGCTAGCTGCAAAACATGACTTCCGtttaaatcaccacatcataagaaataaagctttgtaaattctccatCTCGATCTCGGATTGTGTCAAATACTCTATCTTGTCTTGACTTAAGCGCtatgtattccatgtcatactgccatagtcctgaacataccgatgaaaactcttgagcgagttgttgctcgtaagcagtccattttgaaaatgaaatgtttttttctacaaattttacttttcctccacttttagtcaaaatttcttgagctagcaacccagtgtcttgctaagggagccgatttgtcaagagggaatgagaaagctgcttactgagcaaaccttttattattgagcaaaccttttatcatgACCTGATTGTATGTCTACGAAATTTCAcgcattttgatattttttatcaatttcataCATTGCTATTCTTTCGTTCTTttcgatttctaatttttttaattcaaattcttTCTCTTGCCATCTCTGCTCGACTTTAAGTTTTTCCTCTTCAAGCTTCAAGCGCTTCTCCTGCAATTGCatttccttttcaaatttctcctTTTCAAACTGCAGTTTGATTTTCTCCAATTCATATCTTCTTAGTTCAAATTCCTTTATATTTTCACtttcatactttttaattaGTTCACTATTCTCAAGTTGTTTTTCTTCCTCAAGCTCCAAGTGGCTCACTGAATCAAACTCTACTTTATATGTTTGAACATCCGCCTGTTCCACTtggaaatcttcattttgaGCAATGGCTATTGGACTATCACTTAAATTCTGAGAAGAGCTGTCAGGGTCATCAATAATCATTGAAAGCGATTGTTCGGATTCTGCAGTTTCATTCTCGTTTGCATCATTACAGCCCGAAAATTGTGTAGCTTTTCTTATACTAAATTCTACGCCAAATATTGTAGTTAGTTTTTTATAGTATGGGCAAATACTTAAAACGCGTTCtgtaagttaaaatttttaaaattactaaCTGCTGAattcgaaatttaattaaaaatttgcttgcttTCAATTTCATATTCTTTTGTCGGACCATCCAATTGCTCACATTCGGTGGATTTTAACCAGTCATTTGCTTTTCTCAAAGAAATTCTCATGTTTCGCACTTTCCATCTAAGTAAATTCCATTCAGCATCAATTCCTGTTTGCTTAATCAGTTCCCTGTAATAAGCTTGGGCACTGGGcagctaaataaatatattatttataattactgAAAAATGCATTTGTGAAGTACCTTTCTTACCTCGAAAACACTTGCCTGAAGTATATAATCTAAAATAATGTCAACTTCCTTCTCCGaccattttttatttggaatctTTCGTAACCTTTTCTTCCTTTTCGCTCCAACAATATTATTCATGTTCAATTTAGTGttgaagtaaatataatatatcccTTGTGTAAATCGGAAATATGTAGCAAGTGTGTTAAAATTACACCTACATGTAGTAAATTTGCGACATAATTGTGTATACCAACTTTTTGTCAGCGGGCAAGTTGGGCCGCGTTACCAACTAGTTTTTCGCACGTATATACTTACATGTTTTATATTCAATCCAGTTTCCGCGGCATGCAAGTATATTTTATAGAAATGAAATAGTCTGAGTtactaattatatataaaacaaaacaagttaTGTTGACATACATCTAAATGGCAGCTTAGCATCATTTTCGACAAACTTCCATTGAAAAGTTTGATATTTGCTTTTCGAttattccattaattttttagacttttgaTTCACAATTAGAGCTGAATGTAATTTTGCCAATACATTATTCTAAATGAATCGCAAGAGAAAACTTGGTGCAAATGTCCAAATAGAGTACTTTTTCAAGTAAAGATGAAAAGTTAGATTCGTTTAACGTTAGCAGgaaatataattcaaaaaataatatgaagtattttttgaaaatatgaaaacttgGACCAATAACTACTGTGGCAAACGCATTACCCTTAAAATCAATTATAACACGGCTGGTGCGAACACACTTGTTGATACTTCAAAACCAACACTGCATTTATTTTCCCTTCATTTTATCAACCATCAAATTTGAATTGTTAACTATCATTTGTAAGCGAATCTTGCcggtttaaaaatacaaaatgtaagaTAATTTATAAGTTTACTTTGTAAACTTCAtatgaatatttgaatttattacagtgaaataaagaaacaacCCTTCCgtttatttcttttgtatttattaGCAAAAGCTCatattcacaaacaagtaaggtagtttccttttgcttgtttatttaaaaagatgACGTTAAGGTTGTCATAACAGCGGGTTTCAGAAGGCAACACCTTCTGTATTCTATATATCAGGGCAACAtctgtgaaaatattaaaaggtaagtttgttaaattgtttattactatATTATAATGTAATATTATTGTTTGATGAAGGTACTGCACATATTTTATCAtagttatttaattaattattaatagttATTTAATTCAtggttagattttttttttcagaatgcgAAGGGCaagaattaaacttttatagtTTTTCGCATCAAACAGAAATCTATCAAACCTGTACGTGCCTTTTAAAGTAAAttcaattataatatatttatatgtgttcGCGTCGTCAGAAGGGTCAGTgcgatttatttcaaatttagctTTTAAGCTTTTATAAgatatacttagtcttgccatgaattctgtgaaaaatttataatgcaCGTATGCACGTGAAGAAATTCTGCTCAGTGCAGCTATAAaggccgttcgagaaagaattcgcagaagtccccttagaaaacaaaaaattatgtacaggGAAATGAATGTGTCAACCAGACCCATGTTAAGagtaattagagatgatctccacatgaaagccttccgtcgttcaactggtcatcttttgacaacgcgcttgaagaaaattagaaacgACAGATGCAGGCAACTTCTTGGGTGACACCtggtcaaaatattattttcacagatgagaaattTTTCACTgtagaagaagtttttaattagcaaaacgacaaaatctatgctaaaacttctaaagacgcaaaaaatgtttttttcaaggGTTCAGCGAAGCCggtgcaaaagtgtaccagaaaGATGGCTCAAAACGCGTGGTGAAgaagttgagcagtactctcttcaatggagagcgttggatcatCCAGTAAGATTTCGGTCTAGCTCATAAGGAGAAAACCACCCAGCCGGtgcaaaaaaacaatattccagggTTCGTAGCCGCAGAAGTTTGGAAGATTGGccatctggaagtccagatctgaatccattggaccaCAATTTGTGGTCTGAATTGGaaaacatggcctgtcgaagacctcaggGAAATTTCGAGAgactcaaacaatctttggttggAACAGCGTCGTCAATATCCatagaaaccgtgcgtgctgcaatagctgaatggcctaatcgtttgaaggcttgtcaaatgatgaccatttcgaatgcaat
The sequence above is drawn from the Anastrepha obliqua isolate idAnaObli1 chromosome 4, idAnaObli1_1.0, whole genome shotgun sequence genome and encodes:
- the LOC129244776 gene encoding uncharacterized protein LOC129244776, giving the protein MNNIVGAKRKKRLRKIPNKKWSEKEVDIILDYILQASVFELPSAQAYYRELIKQTGIDAEWNLLRWKVRNMRISLRKANDWLKSTECEQLDGPTKEYEIEKRVLSICPYYKKLTTIFGVEFSIRKATQFSGCNDANENETAESEQSLSMIIDDPDSSSQNLSDSPIAIAQNEDFQVEQADVQTYKVEFDSVSHLELEEEKQLENSELIKKYESENIKEFELRRYELEKIKLQFEKEKFEKEMQLQEKRLKLEEEKLKVEQRWQEKEFELKKLEIEKNERIAMYEIDKKYQNA